One genomic region from Cellulomonas fengjieae encodes:
- the carB gene encoding carbamoyl-phosphate synthase large subunit: MPRRTDISSVLVIGSGPIVIGQACEFDYSGTQACRVLKEEGLRVILVNSNPATIMTDPEFADATYVEPITTEILTTIIAKERPDAILPTLGGQTALNAAIALDEAGVLEKYDVELIGANIASIQKGEDREQFKEVVQVCGAESAKSAIVHSLDDAFAAVAVLGYPVVVRPSFTMGGLGSGIAYDETDLRRIVGQGLHYSPTTEVLLEESILGWKEYELELMRDKHDNVVVVCSIENVDPVGVHTGDSVTVAPALTLTDREYQRLRDIGIAVIREVGVDTGGCNIQFAIEPSTGRVVVIEMNPRVSRSSALASKATGFPIAKIAAKLAIGYTLDEIPNDITGGSTPASFEPTLDYVVVKVPRFAFEKFPAADDTLTTTMKSVGEAMAMGRNFSEALGKAMRSLDKKDSVFHWAGDALAGPALDAVVATISRPTEHRLVDVQQVLRAGVSLEQVYELTGIDPWFLDQIQLINEVAEQTRTAEALTRDVLLHAKRHGLSDAQIATLRRTSEDAVRRARHAVGLRPVFKTVDTCAAEFAASTPYHYSSYDEESEVAPRTRPAILILGSGPNRIGQGIEFDYSCVHAALALKGEYETVMINCNPETVSTDYDTSDRLYFEPLTFEDVLEVYTAELAAGPVEGLIVTLGGQTPLSLAQRLHDAGLPILGTSPAAIDAAEDRGEFGKVLEAAGLPAPAFGTATTQAGARDTARRIGFPVLVRPSYVLGGRGMEIVYDEPQLNEYVQRALDNAADGGRAGTLPPLLIDRFLDDAIEIDVDALFDGTELFLGGVMEHIEEAGIHSGDSACTLPPVTLSTSELERIRLSTEAIARGVGVRGLLNIQFALVSDVLYVLEANPRASRTVPFVSKATGVSLAKAAALVMAGRSIADLRAMGILPVDDASVLDLDSPIAVKEAVLPFKRFRTKEGVVVDTVLGPEMRSTGEVMGFDVDFPTAFAKSQDAAFGGLPTGGRAFISVADRDKRSIVFPVKRLAELGFEILATEGTAAVLHRSGIASTVVRKYSAGRGADGQPTIVDLITSGEVDIVVNTPSGQGARADGYEIRAATTAADKAMVTTVQQLGAAVQAIEARQAGPFRVTSLQEHDAAILGRRAARAAARG; encoded by the coding sequence ATGCCCCGGCGCACAGACATCAGCAGCGTGCTGGTCATCGGTTCCGGCCCGATCGTGATCGGCCAGGCGTGCGAGTTCGACTACTCGGGGACGCAGGCCTGCCGCGTGCTCAAGGAGGAGGGCCTGCGGGTCATCCTGGTCAACTCCAACCCGGCGACGATCATGACGGACCCGGAGTTCGCCGACGCCACGTACGTCGAGCCGATCACCACGGAGATCCTCACGACGATCATCGCCAAGGAGCGCCCGGACGCGATCCTGCCGACGCTGGGCGGCCAGACGGCGCTCAACGCCGCCATCGCGCTGGACGAGGCCGGTGTGCTGGAGAAGTACGACGTCGAGCTCATCGGCGCCAACATCGCGTCCATCCAGAAGGGTGAGGACCGCGAGCAGTTCAAGGAGGTCGTGCAGGTCTGCGGCGCCGAGAGCGCCAAGTCCGCCATCGTGCACTCGCTCGACGACGCCTTCGCCGCCGTCGCCGTCCTCGGCTACCCGGTGGTCGTCCGCCCGTCCTTCACGATGGGTGGCCTGGGCTCCGGGATCGCCTACGACGAGACCGACCTGCGGCGCATCGTGGGCCAGGGCCTGCACTACTCGCCGACCACCGAGGTGCTCCTGGAGGAGTCGATCCTGGGCTGGAAGGAGTACGAGCTCGAGCTCATGCGCGACAAGCACGACAACGTCGTGGTGGTCTGCTCGATCGAGAACGTCGACCCCGTCGGCGTGCACACGGGGGACTCGGTGACGGTGGCCCCCGCGCTGACCCTGACCGACCGCGAGTACCAGCGGCTGCGGGACATCGGCATCGCGGTCATCCGCGAGGTCGGCGTCGACACGGGCGGCTGCAACATCCAGTTCGCGATCGAGCCGTCCACGGGCCGCGTCGTGGTCATCGAGATGAACCCGCGCGTGTCGCGCAGCTCGGCCCTGGCGTCGAAGGCGACGGGCTTCCCGATCGCGAAGATCGCGGCCAAGCTGGCGATCGGCTACACGCTCGACGAGATCCCGAACGACATCACCGGCGGCTCGACCCCCGCGTCGTTCGAGCCGACCCTCGACTACGTCGTGGTCAAGGTCCCGCGGTTCGCGTTCGAGAAGTTCCCCGCGGCCGACGACACGCTGACGACGACCATGAAGTCGGTCGGCGAGGCGATGGCCATGGGCCGCAACTTCTCCGAGGCGCTCGGCAAGGCGATGCGCTCGCTCGACAAGAAGGACTCGGTGTTCCACTGGGCCGGCGACGCCCTTGCGGGGCCCGCCCTGGACGCGGTGGTCGCGACCATCTCCCGGCCGACCGAGCACCGGCTGGTCGACGTGCAGCAGGTGCTGCGCGCCGGGGTGAGCCTCGAGCAGGTCTACGAGCTCACGGGCATCGACCCGTGGTTCCTCGACCAGATCCAGCTCATCAACGAGGTCGCCGAGCAGACCCGCACGGCCGAGGCACTGACCCGTGACGTGCTGCTGCACGCCAAGAGGCACGGCCTGTCGGACGCGCAGATCGCGACGCTGCGGCGCACCTCGGAGGACGCCGTGCGCCGCGCCCGGCACGCTGTCGGCCTGCGGCCGGTGTTCAAGACCGTCGACACCTGCGCCGCCGAGTTCGCCGCGAGCACGCCGTACCACTACTCGTCCTACGACGAGGAGTCCGAGGTCGCCCCGCGCACGCGCCCCGCGATCCTCATCCTGGGATCGGGCCCCAACCGCATCGGGCAGGGCATCGAGTTCGACTACTCGTGCGTGCACGCCGCGCTGGCGCTCAAGGGCGAGTACGAGACCGTGATGATCAACTGCAACCCGGAGACGGTCTCCACGGACTACGACACGTCGGACCGGCTGTACTTCGAGCCGCTGACCTTCGAGGACGTGCTCGAGGTCTACACCGCCGAGCTCGCCGCCGGGCCGGTCGAGGGCCTCATCGTGACCCTCGGCGGCCAGACCCCGCTCTCGCTCGCGCAGCGCCTGCACGACGCGGGCCTGCCGATCCTGGGCACGTCGCCCGCCGCGATCGACGCGGCCGAGGACCGCGGCGAGTTCGGCAAGGTGCTCGAGGCCGCCGGCCTGCCCGCACCGGCGTTCGGCACGGCCACGACGCAGGCGGGTGCCCGCGACACCGCCCGCCGGATCGGCTTCCCCGTCCTGGTGCGGCCGAGCTACGTGCTCGGCGGCCGCGGCATGGAGATCGTCTACGACGAGCCCCAGCTCAACGAGTACGTGCAGCGCGCGCTCGACAACGCGGCCGACGGCGGGCGGGCGGGGACCCTGCCGCCGCTGCTCATCGACCGCTTCCTCGATGACGCGATCGAGATCGACGTGGACGCCCTGTTCGACGGGACCGAGCTGTTCCTCGGCGGCGTCATGGAGCACATCGAGGAGGCCGGCATCCACTCCGGCGACTCGGCGTGCACGCTGCCGCCCGTCACCCTGTCCACGTCCGAGCTCGAGCGGATCCGGTTGTCGACCGAGGCGATCGCGCGCGGGGTCGGCGTGCGCGGCCTGCTCAACATCCAGTTCGCGCTGGTCTCGGACGTGCTCTACGTGCTCGAGGCCAACCCGCGGGCGTCGCGCACGGTGCCGTTCGTGTCCAAGGCCACGGGCGTCTCCCTGGCCAAGGCCGCGGCGCTGGTCATGGCCGGCCGCTCGATCGCGGACCTGCGCGCCATGGGCATCCTGCCGGTGGACGACGCGAGCGTGCTGGACCTCGACTCGCCGATCGCGGTCAAGGAGGCGGTCCTGCCGTTCAAGCGCTTCCGCACCAAGGAGGGCGTCGTCGTCGACACCGTCCTGGGCCCGGAGATGCGCTCGACCGGCGAGGTCATGGGCTTCGACGTCGACTTCCCGACGGCGTTCGCCAAGTCGCAGGACGCGGCGTTCGGCGGGCTCCCGACGGGGGGTCGGGCCTTCATCTCGGTGGCCGACCGCGACAAGCGCTCGATCGTGTTCCCGGTGAAGCGGCTCGCGGAGCTGGGCTTCGAGATCCTCGCGACCGAGGGCACCGCGGCCGTCCTGCACCGCAGCGGCATCGCCTCCACCGTCGTGCGGAAGTACTCCGCGGGCCGTGGCGCCGACGGGCAGCCGACCATCGTGGACCTCATCACGTCCGGTGAGGTCGACATCGTGGTGAACACCCCCTCGGGGCAGGGTGCCCGGGCCGACGGCTACGAGATCCGTGCGGCGACGACCGCGGCCGACAAGGCCATGGTCACCACCGTGCAGCAGCTGGGAGCGGCCGTGCAGGCGATCGAGGCGCGGCAGGCCGGGCCGTTCCGCGTGACCAGCCTGCAGGAGCACGACGCTGCCATCCTGGGCCGCCGTGCGGCGCGCGCGGCGGCCCGCGGATGA
- the carA gene encoding glutamine-hydrolyzing carbamoyl-phosphate synthase small subunit yields the protein MTDAVLVLEDGRTFTGRAYGAEGSTLGEIVFNTGMTGYQETLTDPSYHRQIVVMTAPHIGNTGVNDEDVESGQIWVAGYVVRDPARRASNWRAARTLADDLVAQGIVGISDIDTRALTRHLRERGVMRAGIFSGAALLDDGGGRAPHDELLDQVLAAPAMAGADLAGEVSTASAYVVEPIGEHVATVAAVDLGIKAMTPQRLAERGVRVHVLPSHATIDDVLATEPDGVFFSNGPGDPSAATHEIELLRDVLDRQIPFFGICYGNQLLGRALGYGTYKLGYGHRGVNQPVMDRATGKVEITAHNHGFAVDAPLDGESVAPHDAGRYGRVVVSHVDLNDDVVEGLRALDLPAFSVQYHPEAAAGPHDAAYLFDRFIDLMKDPENSQKGAA from the coding sequence ATGACCGACGCAGTGCTCGTGCTCGAGGACGGGCGGACCTTCACCGGCCGCGCCTACGGTGCCGAAGGCTCCACGCTGGGCGAGATCGTCTTCAACACGGGGATGACCGGCTACCAGGAGACGCTGACCGACCCGTCGTACCACCGCCAGATCGTGGTCATGACGGCGCCGCACATCGGCAACACGGGGGTGAACGACGAGGACGTCGAGTCCGGGCAGATCTGGGTCGCCGGCTACGTGGTGCGCGACCCCGCTCGGCGCGCGTCCAACTGGCGCGCCGCCCGCACGCTCGCGGACGACCTGGTCGCGCAGGGGATCGTGGGCATCAGTGACATCGACACCCGCGCGCTGACCCGCCACCTGCGGGAGCGCGGCGTCATGCGCGCCGGCATCTTCTCGGGCGCGGCGCTGCTGGACGACGGGGGCGGGCGCGCGCCGCACGACGAGCTGCTGGACCAGGTCCTGGCCGCGCCCGCGATGGCCGGCGCGGACCTGGCCGGTGAGGTGTCCACGGCCAGCGCCTACGTGGTCGAGCCGATCGGTGAGCACGTCGCGACCGTCGCCGCGGTCGACCTCGGCATCAAGGCCATGACGCCGCAGCGGCTGGCGGAGCGCGGCGTGCGCGTGCACGTGCTGCCCTCGCACGCCACGATCGACGACGTGCTGGCCACCGAGCCGGACGGGGTGTTCTTCTCGAACGGCCCGGGGGACCCCTCCGCGGCGACGCACGAGATCGAGCTCCTGCGCGACGTGCTGGACCGCCAGATCCCGTTCTTCGGCATCTGCTACGGAAACCAGCTGCTCGGGCGAGCGCTCGGCTACGGCACGTACAAGCTCGGCTACGGCCACCGCGGGGTGAACCAGCCGGTCATGGACCGCGCCACCGGCAAGGTGGAGATCACGGCCCACAACCACGGCTTCGCGGTCGACGCGCCGCTCGACGGGGAGTCCGTCGCGCCGCACGACGCCGGTCGGTACGGCCGGGTCGTGGTCAGCCACGTCGACCTGAACGACGACGTGGTGGAGGGCCTGCGCGCGCTCGACCTACCGGCGTTCTCCGTGCAGTACCACCCCGAGGCCGCGGCCGGGCCGCACGACGCCGCCTATCTCTTCGACCGTTTCATCGATCTGATGAAGGATCCCGAGAACTCACAGAAGGGTGCCGCCTGA
- a CDS encoding PH-like domain-containing protein, which yields MIRQLASTVVLLLVVLAVFWAMRAGWRARTQKSTALVPRLPVPPAELGALRAGPVEAVYVSTTRAGDWLDRVTAEGLGVRSPAQVSVHDAGVLITRQGAPDLFVPAAALRGAAAAPGMAGKVVGGDGLVVLTWQADPQDPRGLDTGLRPRRAADRTRLIDALTTLTTGQAPAQEENS from the coding sequence GTGATCCGCCAGCTGGCCTCCACCGTCGTCCTCCTGCTGGTCGTCCTCGCGGTCTTCTGGGCCATGCGCGCCGGCTGGCGCGCGCGCACCCAGAAGTCCACCGCCTTGGTGCCCCGCCTCCCGGTGCCTCCCGCCGAGCTCGGCGCCCTGCGTGCGGGCCCGGTGGAGGCGGTCTACGTGTCCACCACGCGCGCCGGGGACTGGCTCGACCGGGTGACCGCCGAGGGCCTGGGCGTGCGCAGCCCCGCCCAGGTGAGCGTCCACGACGCCGGGGTGCTGATCACCCGCCAGGGCGCTCCGGACCTCTTCGTCCCGGCCGCGGCGCTGCGTGGCGCGGCCGCCGCCCCCGGGATGGCCGGGAAGGTCGTCGGCGGGGACGGCCTCGTGGTCCTGACCTGGCAGGCCGACCCGCAGGACCCGCGCGGCCTGGACACAGGGCTGCGCCCGCGACGCGCCGCCGACCGCACGCGGCTCATCGACGCACTTACGACCTTGACCACGGGCCAGGCGCCCGCGCAGGAGGAGAACTCATGA
- a CDS encoding dihydroorotase — MTRKYLLRDVSPLGDGTTDVLLADGVIAAIGGDAESLAGDDAVVINGGGLILLPGLVDLHTHLREPGREDAETVRSGTRAAAMGGFTAVHAMANTTPTQDTAGVVEQVWRLGRDAGWADVRPVGAVTVGLEGERLAELGAMAESAAQVRVFSDDGKCVHDPVVMRRALEYVKAFDGVIAQHAQEPRLTEGAQMHEGVVSAELGLAGWPAVAEEAIIARDVLLAEHVGSRLHVCHLSTAGSVEIIRWAKSRGIDVTAEVTPHHLMLTDELARGYDPVFKVNPPLRTQRDVEAVREGLADGTIDIVATDHAPHTREDKDCEWGAAAFGMTGLETALSVVQETMVDTGRLTWADVARVLSTAPARIGRVPDHGRPIAVGEPANLTLVDPGIRRVVVPEQQSTQSVNSPFGGRELSGCVIATWLRGRATVMDGSACDESVVVSS; from the coding sequence GTGACGAGGAAGTACCTGCTGCGGGACGTGAGCCCGCTCGGCGACGGCACGACCGACGTGCTCCTCGCCGACGGCGTGATCGCCGCGATCGGTGGCGACGCGGAGTCGCTGGCGGGCGACGACGCGGTGGTCATCAACGGCGGCGGCCTGATCCTGCTGCCCGGGCTCGTCGACCTGCACACCCACCTGCGCGAGCCGGGCCGGGAGGACGCCGAGACCGTCCGGTCGGGCACGCGCGCGGCGGCGATGGGCGGGTTCACCGCGGTCCACGCGATGGCCAACACCACGCCGACGCAGGACACGGCGGGCGTGGTGGAACAGGTGTGGCGGCTGGGGCGCGACGCCGGCTGGGCCGACGTCCGACCGGTCGGTGCCGTCACCGTCGGCCTCGAGGGCGAGCGACTGGCGGAGCTCGGGGCGATGGCGGAGTCCGCAGCCCAGGTGCGGGTGTTCTCCGACGACGGGAAGTGCGTGCACGACCCCGTCGTGATGCGTCGCGCGCTCGAGTACGTCAAGGCCTTCGACGGCGTCATCGCCCAGCACGCCCAGGAGCCGCGGCTGACGGAGGGCGCCCAGATGCACGAGGGCGTCGTGTCCGCCGAGCTCGGCCTGGCCGGCTGGCCCGCCGTCGCGGAGGAGGCGATCATCGCCCGGGACGTCCTGCTCGCGGAGCACGTCGGGTCCCGGCTGCACGTCTGCCACCTGTCCACCGCGGGCTCGGTCGAGATCATCCGCTGGGCCAAGTCCCGCGGGATCGACGTCACCGCCGAGGTGACGCCGCACCACCTCATGCTGACCGACGAGCTCGCCCGCGGCTACGACCCGGTGTTCAAGGTCAACCCGCCCCTGCGCACCCAGCGGGACGTCGAGGCGGTCCGCGAGGGCCTGGCGGACGGGACGATCGACATCGTCGCCACCGACCACGCCCCGCACACCCGCGAGGACAAGGACTGCGAGTGGGGTGCCGCGGCCTTCGGCATGACCGGCCTGGAGACCGCGCTGTCCGTCGTGCAGGAGACGATGGTGGACACCGGCCGCCTCACGTGGGCGGACGTCGCGCGGGTGCTGTCGACGGCCCCGGCACGCATCGGCCGCGTCCCCGACCACGGCCGGCCGATCGCGGTGGGGGAGCCGGCCAACCTCACGCTGGTGGACCCGGGCATCCGGCGCGTCGTGGTGCCCGAGCAGCAGTCCACGCAGAGCGTCAACTCGCCGTTCGGCGGCCGAGAGCTGTCCGGCTGCGTGATCGCGACCTGGCTGCGCGGCCGGGCGACCGTCATGGACGGCTCGGCGTGCGACGAGAGCGTGGTGGTCAGCTCGTGA
- a CDS encoding aspartate carbamoyltransferase catalytic subunit, producing MKHLLSTADLDVLDAVRILDTAGTMAATQAREIKKLPTLRGRTVVNLFFEDSTRTRISFETAAKRLSADVINFSAKGSSVSKGESLKDTALTLQAMGADAVVIRHHASGAPHTLATSGWTHGAVINAGDGMHQHPTQALLDAYTLRRHLSGPGDVTGRDLAGLRVAIVGDVLHSRVARSNVHLLHTLGAEVVLVAPPTLLPVGVGSWPARVSYHLDEVIADEKPDAVMMLRVQRERMSSAGGGFFPSPLEYTRRYGLDARRLAMLPEHTIVLHPGPMNRGLEISADAADSPRAVIVEQVANGVAVRMAVLYLLLAGGDAAVRAAAPSITDETKVDA from the coding sequence ATGAAGCACCTGCTGTCCACCGCGGACCTCGACGTCCTCGACGCGGTGCGGATCCTCGACACGGCCGGGACCATGGCGGCGACGCAGGCCCGCGAGATCAAGAAGCTGCCCACGCTGCGCGGCCGCACGGTGGTGAACCTCTTCTTCGAGGACTCCACCCGCACGCGGATCTCGTTCGAGACGGCCGCCAAGCGGCTCTCCGCGGACGTCATCAACTTCTCCGCCAAGGGCTCCAGCGTCTCCAAGGGCGAGTCGCTCAAGGACACCGCCCTGACGCTGCAGGCGATGGGCGCGGACGCGGTCGTCATCCGGCACCACGCGTCCGGAGCGCCGCACACGCTCGCCACGTCCGGCTGGACCCACGGCGCGGTCATCAACGCGGGTGACGGGATGCACCAGCACCCCACCCAGGCCCTGCTCGACGCGTACACGCTGCGGCGGCACCTGTCGGGCCCGGGCGACGTGACCGGCCGGGATCTCGCCGGCCTGCGGGTGGCGATCGTCGGCGACGTGCTGCACAGCCGGGTCGCGCGGTCCAACGTGCACCTGCTGCACACGCTCGGCGCCGAGGTGGTGCTCGTGGCACCGCCCACGCTGCTGCCCGTCGGGGTCGGGTCCTGGCCTGCCCGGGTGTCCTACCACCTGGACGAGGTGATCGCGGACGAGAAGCCGGACGCGGTCATGATGCTGCGGGTGCAGCGCGAGCGGATGTCGAGCGCGGGCGGCGGCTTCTTCCCGAGCCCGCTGGAGTACACGCGGCGCTACGGGCTGGACGCGCGCCGGCTCGCGATGCTCCCCGAGCACACGATCGTGCTGCACCCCGGCCCGATGAACCGCGGGCTCGAGATCTCCGCGGACGCCGCGGACTCGCCCCGTGCGGTCATCGTGGAGCAGGTGGCCAACGGCGTGGCGGTCCGCATGGCCGTCCTGTACCTGCTGCTCGCGGGCGGCGACGCCGCTGTCCGAGCGGCCGCCCCGAGCATCACGGACGAGACGAAGGTGGACGCGTGA
- the pyrR gene encoding bifunctional pyr operon transcriptional regulator/uracil phosphoribosyltransferase PyrR: protein MSTGTPAPTHDSVDDDANVVLGAPEIGRALTRIAHEILERNRGGSDVVLLGIPTRGLPLARRLAERLIAVEPGLDLALLVGSLDVTMYRDDLAHHPTRTIGATDIPPGGLDGKVVVLVDDVLYSGRTIRAALDAISDLGRPRAVQLAALVDRGHRELPIRADYVGKNLPTSTVERVRVLLEETDGRDAVLIEGGTR, encoded by the coding sequence ATGAGCACCGGCACGCCCGCACCCACGCACGACAGCGTCGACGACGACGCCAACGTCGTCCTCGGTGCCCCGGAGATCGGCCGGGCTCTGACCCGCATCGCGCACGAGATCCTCGAGCGCAACAGGGGCGGGTCCGACGTCGTCCTGCTGGGCATCCCCACGCGTGGCCTGCCGCTGGCCCGGCGCCTCGCGGAACGGCTGATCGCCGTCGAGCCCGGGCTGGACCTCGCGCTGCTGGTCGGCAGCCTCGACGTCACGATGTATCGCGACGACCTCGCGCACCATCCCACGCGGACCATCGGAGCCACCGACATCCCCCCGGGCGGGCTCGACGGCAAGGTGGTGGTGCTCGTGGACGACGTCCTCTACTCAGGCCGCACCATCCGTGCGGCGCTCGACGCGATCAGCGACCTCGGACGGCCGCGCGCCGTCCAGCTTGCCGCCCTCGTCGACCGCGGGCACCGCGAGCTGCCGATCCGCGCCGACTACGTCGGCAAGAACCTGCCGACCTCCACGGTCGAGCGGGTCCGTGTGCTGCTCGAGGAGACCGACGGCCGGGACGCGGTCCTCATCGAGGGAGGAACGCGATGA